From a single Nicotiana tomentosiformis chromosome 2, ASM39032v3, whole genome shotgun sequence genomic region:
- the LOC104101291 gene encoding uncharacterized protein: MGAGRRTQTFVFDSASSLPNQTSYTGDFRCLTKRQLGGVIFGCTNGTMKECLCKQLFGLPAKHFSYVKNIDPGLPLFLFNYSNKELHGIFEAASSGEMSINPYAWTKDGSGRTLYPAQVLMRVRLQCQPLPESLFKRIILDNYYNQNHFLFELDHVQAGKLISKLSSLAFAPSSCMPENAATWRNIIQGLPANDNREENGRSEPQDLKEKFFNPLDLNGNFGWLEAPLDNQVELYDKDLIHTEIRELAIQHECSGTSINGHAEESTNAVTNATINDVKIGQETFKKTQTMREEKNEESSSDLAVYPDIIAQLLQGMEELKASKEAQTHKMCSLEQKLADAREEIKQLKYRYMMPESSIPSCQLADETVFEPVDQVLLDPESIFLAGGYDGVSWLSTLESYSPSNDVLKSLKPMSSVRSYASVAKLCGKLYVFGGGTGSLWYDTVESYNPADNEWTLHPSLNKKKGSLAGATLKDKIFAIGGSNGIDCFSEVEMYDPLVERWISTRSMLQKRFSLAAAELNGALYAVGGYDGSNYLATAERFDPREHSWTKIKSMCTSRGCHALAVLDGKLYALGGYDGSTMVPNTEIYDPRLETWMVGEPMKHPIGYSAAIVLKESIYVIGGVQPGEEVVDVIECYKEGQGWQTPNLRGIGKRCFCSAIVLSED; encoded by the exons ATGGGAGCAGGGAGAAGAACGCAGACCTTTGTATTTGATTCTGCATCATCACTACCCAACCAGACAAGCTACACTGGAGATTTTAGATGCTTGACGAAAAGACAACTTGGCGGTGTCATATTTGGTTGCACGAATGGTACCATGAAAGAATGTCTATGTAAACAGCTATTTG gttTGCCTGCTAAACATTTTTCATATGTGAAGAACATAGATCCAGGTCTGCCACTGTTTTTGTTCAACTACAGCAATAAGGAGCTTCATGGTATTTTTGAAGCTGCAAGCTCTGGAGAAATGTCTATCAATCCATATGCTTGGACAAAGGACGGTTCTGGAAGAACGCTATATCCTGCTCAG GTTCTGATGCGTGTCCGTCTGCAGTGCCAACCACTGCCAGAAAGTCTGTTTAAACGTATAATTCTGGATAACTATTACAATCAGAACCATTTCTTATTTGAGCTAGATCATGTTCAAGCTGGTAAATTGATCTCCAAGCTCTCATCTCTTGCATTTGCTCCAAGCAGCTGCATGCCGGAGAATGCAGCTACATGGAGAAATATAATACAAGGTTTACCGGCAAATGACAATAGAGAGGAAAATGGTCGGTCCGAGCCACAAGACTTGAAAGAAAAGTTTTTCAACCCACTTGATTTAAATGGGAATtttggttgg CTGGAGGCACCATTAGATAATCAAGTTGAATTATATGATAAGGATCTTATACACACGGAAATTAGAGAATTGGCTATTCAACATGAATGCTCAGGGACCTCTATAAATGGGCATGCAGAGGAAAGCACTAATGCAGTGACGAATGCCACTATAAATGATGTAAAGATTGGGCAAGAAACTtttaagaaaacacagacaatgaGAGAGGAAAAGAATGAAGAAAGCTCGTCTGACTTGGCTGTCTATCCTGATATTATAGCTCAG CTGCTTCAAGGAATGGAAGAATTGAAAGCTTCTAAGGAAGCGCAAACTCATAAGATGTGTAGTTTGGAGCAGAAGCTG GCCGATGCAAGAGAAGAGATTAAGCAGTTAAAATATAGATATATGATGCCTGAGTCCTCAATTCCGTCATGTCAATTGGCTGATGAAACAGTGTTTGAGCCAGTTGATCAAGTACTGCTGGATCCTGAGTCAATCTTCCTAGCTGGAGGATATGACGGGGTATCATGGTTATCTACCTTGGAGTCATACTCACCTTCAAATGATGTGTTAAAGTCTCTTAAGCCAATGAGTTCAGTTCGATCATATGCCTCAGTTGCAAAACTGTGTGGAAAGCTTTATGTATTTGGTGGCGGAACTGGAAGCTTGTGGTACGACACAG TTGAATCATATAATCCAGCAGATAACGAGTGGACCCTACATCCTTCCTTGAATAAGAAAAAGGGTAGTTTAGCTGGTGCTACTTTGAAGGACAAAATTTTTGCAATTGGCGGTAGCAATGGGATTGACTGCTTTTCAGAGGTTGAGATGTATGATCCTCTAGTAGAGCGTTGGATTTCTACAAGATCCATGTTGCAGAAG CGATTTTCTCTTGCTGCAGCAGAACTCAATGGTGCGTTATATGCGGTTGGTGGATATGATGGAAGCAATTACCTGGC GACTGCTGAAAGATTTGATCCCAGAGAACATTCCTGGACAAAAATTAAGAGTATGTGTACGAGCAGAGGATGCCATGCATTGGCTGTGTTGGACGGGAAGTT ATACGCACTTGGTGGGTACGATGGGTCTACAATGGTGCCTAACACTGAGATATATGATCCCCGTCTTGAAACATGGATGGTTGGAGAGCCAATGAAGCACCCGATAGGGTATTCAGCAGCTATTGTTCTAAAGGAGTCTATTTATGTGATTGGAGGGGTTCAACCTGGTGAGGAAGTTGTAGACGTG ATCGAATGTTATAAGGAGGGTCAAGGTTGGCAAACACCCAACTTGAGGGGAATAGGAAAAAGGTGTTTCTGCTCAGCTATAGTTTTATCAGAAGACTGA